From the Senegalimassilia faecalis genome, one window contains:
- the fusA gene encoding elongation factor G — MAKTNDLKLTRNFGIMAHIDAGKTTTTERILYYTGKTHKIGEVHDGAATMDWMVQEQERGVTITAAATTCFWKKDDETYRFQIIDTPGHVDFTAEVERSLRVLDGTVAVFDAVAGVQPQSETVWRQAERYGVPRIAFINKYDRVGADFGHAIQTMKDRLGANAVAAQLPMGAEDNFWGVIDLVTMTAWDFKADDKGMTYPEPMDAIPAEFADEAELAHQELVEAAADCDDDLMEKVLMEEEVSVEELKAALRKGVISCKINPVFVGSAYKNKGVQELLDAVVDYLPAPIDVPAIKGSNPETGEEDERPSDPKAPFSALAFKIMTDPFVGKLTYLRVYSGSLDAGSYVVNATKDKKERIGRLLQMHSNQRVDIDSCSAGDIVAVVGLKNTTTGDTLCDENAPIILESMEFADPVIDIAVEPKTKADQTKMEIALQKLAEEDPTFRVSTNHETGQTIIAGMGELHLEIIVDRLMREFKVEANVGKPQVAYRERPGHEVLSAEGKFVRQSGGRGQYGHAVINMYPQEPGKGYEFENKIVGGVVPKEYIPSIDKGIQEALNTGVLAGYPVEDVRVELIDGSYHDVDSSEAAFKVAGSMAIKDALRKSDPVILEPVMAVEVETPEEYTGFVMGDIPSRRGMIQGQEQRSGAVAISAKVPLGMMFGYATDLRSGTQGRATYTMQFDSYEPVPKNVAAEIISKAGGNA; from the coding sequence ATGGCTAAGACTAACGACCTGAAGCTCACCCGTAACTTCGGCATCATGGCCCACATCGATGCCGGTAAGACCACTACTACTGAGCGCATCCTGTACTACACGGGCAAGACCCACAAGATCGGCGAGGTGCATGACGGCGCCGCGACGATGGACTGGATGGTTCAGGAGCAGGAGCGTGGCGTAACCATCACCGCCGCCGCTACCACCTGCTTCTGGAAGAAGGACGACGAGACGTACCGCTTCCAGATCATCGACACGCCCGGCCACGTGGACTTCACCGCCGAGGTTGAGCGCTCTCTGCGCGTTCTCGACGGTACCGTCGCCGTGTTCGACGCCGTTGCCGGCGTTCAGCCGCAGTCCGAGACCGTTTGGCGTCAGGCCGAGCGTTACGGCGTGCCGCGCATCGCGTTCATCAACAAGTACGACCGCGTTGGCGCTGACTTCGGCCACGCCATTCAGACCATGAAGGATCGTCTGGGCGCCAACGCCGTTGCCGCTCAGCTGCCCATGGGCGCTGAGGACAACTTCTGGGGCGTCATCGACCTGGTTACCATGACCGCATGGGACTTCAAGGCCGACGACAAGGGCATGACCTACCCCGAGCCTATGGATGCCATCCCGGCCGAGTTCGCTGACGAGGCCGAGCTTGCCCACCAGGAGCTCGTCGAAGCCGCCGCTGACTGCGACGACGACCTCATGGAGAAGGTCCTCATGGAGGAGGAAGTCTCCGTCGAGGAACTGAAGGCTGCTCTGCGCAAGGGCGTCATCTCCTGCAAGATCAACCCCGTGTTCGTGGGCTCCGCCTACAAGAACAAGGGCGTGCAGGAACTGCTCGACGCCGTTGTCGACTACCTGCCGGCCCCTATCGACGTTCCGGCCATCAAGGGCAGCAACCCCGAGACCGGCGAAGAGGACGAGCGTCCTTCCGACCCGAAGGCTCCGTTCAGCGCCCTGGCGTTCAAGATCATGACCGACCCGTTCGTGGGTAAGCTCACCTACCTGCGCGTGTACTCGGGCTCTCTGGATGCTGGCTCCTACGTGGTCAACGCCACGAAGGACAAGAAAGAGCGCATCGGCCGTCTGCTGCAGATGCACTCCAACCAGCGCGTCGACATCGACTCCTGCTCCGCAGGCGACATCGTTGCCGTCGTTGGCCTGAAGAACACCACCACCGGTGACACCCTGTGCGACGAGAACGCTCCCATCATCCTGGAGTCCATGGAATTCGCCGACCCGGTTATCGACATCGCCGTCGAGCCGAAGACGAAGGCCGACCAGACGAAGATGGAAATCGCGCTGCAGAAGCTGGCCGAGGAGGACCCGACGTTCCGCGTGTCCACCAACCATGAGACCGGCCAGACCATCATCGCCGGCATGGGCGAGCTGCACCTGGAGATCATCGTTGACCGCCTGATGCGCGAGTTCAAGGTCGAGGCAAACGTTGGTAAGCCGCAGGTTGCTTACCGCGAGCGTCCGGGCCACGAAGTGCTTAGCGCCGAGGGCAAGTTCGTCCGCCAGTCCGGCGGTCGCGGCCAGTACGGCCATGCGGTCATCAACATGTACCCGCAGGAGCCGGGCAAGGGTTACGAGTTCGAGAACAAGATCGTCGGCGGCGTCGTGCCGAAGGAATACATTCCTTCCATCGACAAGGGCATCCAGGAAGCCCTCAACACGGGCGTTCTGGCTGGCTACCCGGTCGAGGACGTGCGCGTCGAGCTCATCGACGGTTCTTACCACGACGTCGACTCTTCGGAAGCTGCCTTTAAGGTTGCCGGTTCCATGGCCATCAAGGACGCTCTGCGCAAGTCCGACCCAGTCATCCTCGAGCCTGTCATGGCCGTCGAGGTGGAAACGCCGGAGGAGTACACGGGCTTCGTCATGGGCGACATCCCGTCTCGCCGCGGTATGATCCAGGGTCAGGAGCAGCGCTCCGGTGCCGTCGCCATCTCTGCGAAGGTGCCGCTGGGCATGATGTTCGGTTACGCCACCGACCTGCGTTCCGGTACGCAGGGCCGCGCAACCTACACCATGCAGTTCGACTCTTATGAGCCGGTTCCCAAGAACGTCGCTGCAGAGATTATCAGCAAGGCCGGCGGCAACGCCTAA
- the rpsG gene encoding 30S ribosomal protein S7, whose translation MPRRAAAVRREVQPDAVYNNRLVTQLINKILLDGKKSTAEGIVYGAFELVQAKTGEDPLAVFKKAMDNVRPTLEVKPKRVGGATYQVPMEVNSRRATTLAIRWIVDFSRKRKEHTMKQRLAAEIMDAAENTGASVKKREDLYKMAESNRAFSHYRF comes from the coding sequence ATGCCGCGTCGTGCAGCAGCCGTCCGCCGTGAAGTTCAGCCGGACGCCGTCTACAACAACCGTCTTGTCACCCAGCTGATTAACAAGATCCTGCTGGACGGCAAGAAGTCCACCGCCGAGGGCATCGTCTACGGTGCTTTCGAGCTGGTTCAGGCCAAGACGGGCGAAGATCCGCTGGCCGTCTTCAAGAAGGCTATGGACAATGTCCGCCCCACGCTCGAAGTCAAGCCGAAGCGTGTCGGCGGCGCCACCTACCAGGTGCCCATGGAAGTCAACTCCCGTCGCGCCACCACGCTGGCCATCCGCTGGATCGTCGACTTCTCCCGTAAGCGCAAGGAGCACACCATGAAGCAGCGCCTGGCCGCTGAGATCATGGACGCCGCCGAGAACACCGGCGCATCCGTGAAGAAGCGCGAGGACCTGTACAAGATGGCCGAGTCCAACCGTGCGTTCTCGCACTACCGCTTCTAG
- the rpsL gene encoding 30S ribosomal protein S12 → MPTINQLVRKGRKTAAVKSKTPALKGNPQKRGVCTRVYTTTPKKPNSALRKVCRVRLVNGMEVTAYIPGEGHNLQEHSMVLIRGGRVKDLPGVRYKVIRAALDCAAVDKRKQARSRYGAKRPK, encoded by the coding sequence TTGCCTACCATCAATCAGCTGGTCCGCAAGGGCCGCAAAACGGCTGCCGTGAAGTCGAAGACTCCGGCGCTGAAGGGCAACCCGCAGAAGCGTGGCGTGTGCACCCGCGTGTACACCACCACCCCCAAGAAGCCGAACTCGGCTCTGCGTAAGGTCTGCCGTGTCCGCCTGGTCAACGGTATGGAAGTTACCGCCTACATCCCGGGCGAGGGCCACAACCTGCAGGAGCACTCCATGGTGCTCATCCGCGGCGGCCGTGTTAAGGACCTTCCTGGTGTCCGTTACAAGGTCATCCGCGCCGCTCTCGACTGCGCTGCAGTTGACAAGCGCAAGCAGGCTCGCAGCCGCTACGGTGCCAAGCGCCCGAAATAA